Genomic window (Fodinibius salicampi):
CCGGTTGGTCGATATTGCCATAAGAGTAGTCGATACCCCATTTAGGTAAAATCTCATTTAAAATTTGATGAGAGGATCCAAATAGAGAACGACAGGCCAGTATATGATCTCCCTGTTCGAGCAGAGCAGCAAGACTCGAGAAGATAGCAGACATACCTGAAGCTGTAGAAACACCGTCCTCGGCACCTTCCAGCCGACACATTTTTTCTACAAACTCATTGGTATTGGGATTGGAGTATCGACTATAAACATTTCCATCTACCTCCCGGGCAAAAAGTGCACGCGCATGCTCAGCTGAATCAAAAACAAAGCTGGAGGTCATGAAAAGGGGAGTAGAATGCTCGCGCTGTTCAGTGCGTTCAGTTTGGGTACGAATAGATTTTGTTTCGGCTTGCTGCTCACTCATAATAAAATATTATTCGGATTTGATTTCGTAGCTATGGGTAATTTCTGATGTCTTTTCGAGGGTTTTTGAGACAGAACAGTATTTATCCAAAGATAAGTTGATGGCACGCTCTACTTTTTGTTTGTCAAGATCTCCGGTAAATATATAGTGCATATGGATAGTCGTAAACTCTGAATAGGTATCTTTCTTCTGTCGATCCCCTTCGATTTCAACTTTAAGATCTTTTAAATTCTGCTTTTGTTTCTCAAGTATACCAATAATATCAATAGCGCTGCATCCGCCTGCGCCGGCCAGCAGAAGCTGCATGGGACTAAATCCACCTTCAAGTCCGCCAATACTGGTAGAGCCGTCCATGCGAATAAGTCCTTCTTCTTCATTTTCAGCCTGCATATGCGTTCCTTTTAGCTGCTCAACTGTGATCTTCATATATAATAATTTTTTAACTATTTAATGACAGGCGGAAGTTAATTAAATCGGATGGGGGAAGAAAGGTCATTACCAATATCAGATAATCCTATGTAATGCTAAAATGCTCTTGTTTTCTTAATTACATCTATTAACTTTGTTTTGATATCAATTATCAAGCCAATAAAAAGAGGAGTGCCCTTGAGTAATTCAAAAAAGAAGTTCACGCCTTTTGTTAGCGCTGAAGATGACCTTCCGCAAATAACATTCAAAGCGGTAGTATTGGGTATCTTATTATCTGCAATTTTAGCCGGGGCCAACGCCTATCTGGGATTAAAGGTTGGAATGACGGTTTCAGCTTCTATCCCGGCAGCAGTAATTTCAATGGCTGTTCTGCGATTATTTAAGCACTCTAATATTCTTGAGAATAATATCGTTCAGACAGCAGCCTCGGCCGGGGAATCACTCGCCGCTGGTGTTATATTTACCCTTCCTGCCCTTATCTTGCTTCGTTACTGGGTGGACTTCCCCTTCCTCGATACAATGGCTATTGCCATGCTGGGAGGAGTGCTAGGTGTACTCTTTACCATCCCTTTGCGTCGCGCTTTGATTATTGAACAGGATCTGAAATTTCCGGAAGGGGTAGCTACCGGGGAAGTCCTGAAAGCTGGAACCGAGGGTGGTCAGGGAATTAAACAAATTGCATGGGCTGGATTGGCTGGTGCGTTATTTAAACTGGGACAAACGGGGCTAAAGGTATTTTCAGGAGCAGCTAGTGGATCGGTAACAGTAGGCCGTTCTATTTTTGGATTAGGAACAGAGCTTTCGGTAGCGTTGCTTGGCGTGGGGTATATCGTGGGACTTAATATTGCGGTATTGGTTTTTGCCGGTGGACTTATTTCCTGGCTATTCGGAATACCGTTGTATATGGCTTTTACGGATCCCGCTGAAGTGTCAGCTGTTGTGGGAGAGGCTTCGGGCTATAGTGCCGCTCTAGAGATTTGGAGCCAGAAAATACGCTATATGGGAGTAGGTGCTATGGTTGTTGGTGGTATCTGGGCTCTTATTTCCTTAGCCAAGCCCCTAAAAGACGGTATCCAATCATCATGGAAGACCGTTCAAAAAATACGGTCAGGTGAAGAAGATACCCGACTTAGAACAGAAAGGGATATGCCGATTAATTATGTCCTGTGGGGAGTTGCAGGACTTGCATTACCGATTTTTTTGGTTTTTACCCAGGTTATTGACACTTCCCATTTACCCGTTAGCAGCGGACTGTACTGGTCAACGATGGCGATCGGGATGCTGTTTTCGCTCATTGCCGGATTTTTGTTTGCATCCGTCGCCGGTTATATGGCGGGACTGGTCGGTTCTTCCAATAATCCAATTTCAGGAGTAACTATAGCAACTATCTTAGCTACCTCGTTGATTTTACTTGTACTGCTGGGATCGCAGCTTGAGTTTAGTGCTGATACGGAGAGGGCTCAGGCTGCTGCCGCGGCTGCCATTGTTGTGGGAGCCATGGTTGCCTGTGCTGCGGCCATAGCTGGTGACAATATGCAGGACTTAAAAGCAGGTCAGTTGGTAGGATCCACGCCCTACAAGCAACAAATTATGCAGATTATAGGAGTGGTAGCTGCGGCCCTTGTTATTGCACCTATCTTAAGTCTTCTTTTTAATGCATATGGCATGGGAGGAGTATTTCCAAGAGAGGGAATGAATCCCGATGAGATGCTTAGCGCACCACAGGCCACATTAATGCAGTCCGTGGCCGAAGGGGTATTTGCCCGCAATTTAGAGTGGAATATGATCTGGATTGGATCAGCCATAGCGGTGGCTATTATTATACTGGATAAGTTCCTGGAAAAGCGGGGAACAGATTTTCAAACACCTGTGTTGGCCGTAGCCGTGGGAATCTATCTCCCGCTGGAATTAACGGTCCCTATCTTTGTGGGCGGTATGATTGCCTGGTTTGCTGGAAGAGTCGTG
Coding sequences:
- a CDS encoding OsmC family protein — its product is MKITVEQLKGTHMQAENEEEGLIRMDGSTSIGGLEGGFSPMQLLLAGAGGCSAIDIIGILEKQKQNLKDLKVEIEGDRQKKDTYSEFTTIHMHYIFTGDLDKQKVERAINLSLDKYCSVSKTLEKTSEITHSYEIKSE
- a CDS encoding OPT family oligopeptide transporter; this translates as MSNSKKKFTPFVSAEDDLPQITFKAVVLGILLSAILAGANAYLGLKVGMTVSASIPAAVISMAVLRLFKHSNILENNIVQTAASAGESLAAGVIFTLPALILLRYWVDFPFLDTMAIAMLGGVLGVLFTIPLRRALIIEQDLKFPEGVATGEVLKAGTEGGQGIKQIAWAGLAGALFKLGQTGLKVFSGAASGSVTVGRSIFGLGTELSVALLGVGYIVGLNIAVLVFAGGLISWLFGIPLYMAFTDPAEVSAVVGEASGYSAALEIWSQKIRYMGVGAMVVGGIWALISLAKPLKDGIQSSWKTVQKIRSGEEDTRLRTERDMPINYVLWGVAGLALPIFLVFTQVIDTSHLPVSSGLYWSTMAIGMLFSLIAGFLFASVAGYMAGLVGSSNNPISGVTIATILATSLILLVLLGSQLEFSADTERAQAAAAAAIVVGAMVACAAAIAGDNMQDLKAGQLVGSTPYKQQIMQIIGVVAAALVIAPILSLLFNAYGMGGVFPREGMNPDEMLSAPQATLMQSVAEGVFARNLEWNMIWIGSAIAVAIIILDKFLEKRGTDFQTPVLAVAVGIYLPLELTVPIFVGGMIAWFAGRVVAKRAKEAGKDPEKAKTKAENNGLLFSSGLITGEALIGIVLAIPFAIQESTDALRIVPESFTPYANWLGGLAAVFFIIWLYKVAVKK